A window of Chloroflexota bacterium genomic DNA:
CATTGAATATCAGCACCCTCACGTCAAGTCCCTCATTGCTCAGCGAGAACTTGGAGACGACACTAGATCTTTTTCTTCAGCGTTAGTCCATTCCCTTCGCCATGACCCCGATGTTATTGTTATTGGTGAGATGCGAGACTTGGACACCATCGCTACGGCGATTACGGCGGCTGAGACTGGGCACTTAGTCATGAGCACGTTGCACACTTTCGATGCGCCACAGACCCTTGACCGTATGATTGATGTATTTCCACCCTATCAACAAACCCAGATTAGACTACAACTATCACAAGCAATACTGGCAATATTGTCCCAGATTCTCGTACCGCGTGCTGAGGGCAAAGGCAGAATAGCTGCATTTGAGATTGTGATAGCCAACCCTGCTATTAGGACTCTTATACGTGAGAGCAGAACCTATGAAATCCCAAGCTACATGCAGCTCGGCGACAACAGGAGTAACATGCAGACTATGGATCAAGCATTGGCAAGCCTGGTGAAGAAAGGTAAAATCACTCGAGAAGAAGCCACGATTAGATCCAGCGATCCGGAGAGACTAGAGAGGCTTCTTAGGACTTTATGAAAACTCGGCTGAGCACCTGTACTGTGTTAGTCCTGTTCTTATGAGTATTAGGCCTTTTCATTACAAGAGGCTGAGCTTGTCCGCCGTTTAGTGCATATTGAGATTTCCGATGAGGATGATGCTATCAGGCACCCTGTCTTCAAGCGAGCGGCAGCAGACGCGTCTCCAGGTGAAACTGTCCTTCACCTCTCTCAACAGCGCCTCGCATCCCAGTTCGTAACGAGGCTTGAGGTACATCATCCTGAGCTAGGTGGCTGTGGGAACGGTCGGCCTGCCCACTCGGGTTTAGAACCCCTCCCCGAAAGGGGCGAAGAACCGCTCATCATCCAGTATCCTATCAACCACAGCTAATTCCTGATCCATCTGGAAAAGCTCAGGCGGCAAGACCAATTCCCACGGGGACGGCTGGTCGTGACTCGAACTGAACATCGGCGATCCGTTTTTGCCCCCGACCACATCAGCTCCTCGTACAGCTGACCGAATTCGACTTTTTCAGAGAGACCTGAACCAATGGCACAGACGGAGGCAGAAGCATACCCTTCAGAAGATGGAGAAGCGGTGCACATGTCTTCAACCCTCAAGTTCGCAGCTTAACCTCCAGGTATCCCCCTCAAAGAATCAGCATGCAATCACCGAAGCTGTAGAAGCGGTATCGCTGCCTGATGGCTTCCTGGTAGGCACAGTCGATAAGCTCCTTGCTGGCAAAGGCGGATACCAGCA
This region includes:
- a CDS encoding type IV pilus twitching motility protein PilT, which translates into the protein MEIDQLLRLAMGKRASDLHLRVGSCPVLRIDDKLTPQNDLPQITNHEAERLFEQITTQEQRDAFSRDKELDFAYTLEGVARFRVSVLWQRKTISIACRMVPLQVPTIDELELPEICKELILQPKGLILVTGPTGVGKSTTMAAMIRHLNENRECNVISIEDPIEYQHPHVKSLIAQRELGDDTRSFSSALVHSLRHDPDVIVIGEMRDLDTIATAITAAETGHLVMSTLHTFDAPQTLDRMIDVFPPYQQTQIRLQLSQAILAILSQILVPRAEGKGRIAAFEIVIANPAIRTLIRESRTYEIPSYMQLGDNRSNMQTMDQALASLVKKGKITREEATIRSSDPERLERLLRTL